Genomic DNA from Fimbriimonas ginsengisoli Gsoil 348:
TATGGAGGAACCGCGGGTTGGTGGTCGGCGCTCGCTTTTGCGACGGTTCCGGCGATTCTTTGGGAGAGCGGAACCGCCTATATCGATGTCGGGCATGGGCTCTTCGCGGGCCTCGGCATCGCTTTCGCCGCAATCGCGGTAGCGGACGAGGATCGCCGGTCGCTTTGGCTCGCCGCGGTTTTACTTGGTTTTGCCGCGGCTAGCAAGTACACGGGGCTTCAAACGATCCTAGTCGTTTGTGGGGCCGTGGTGATCTTCGGCGTCACTCGCCGACAGGTGGCGGATTCCCTGAAGAGCGCGGTGCTGATCGGCCTCGTTTCCGTGGCCATCGCCTCGCCCTGGCTTATCAAAAACGTGGTGAACGTAGGAAATCCGGTTTATCCGTTCCTGTACGAGCGCTTCGGCGGGGCGAACTGGGACCAGCGGCGGGCCGACATCTACCGGATTGAGCAGCAAAGCTTCGGCGTCGGGCATAGCCCGACGAATATGGGGCATGCGGTGCTTGGATTGGCTTACCAGCCGGGCCGGTACGTGAATCCAAATCAAACGCATGGCGGCGGATCGCCCTTTGGGGCGGCCGGAATCGCGGTGCTGGCGGCGCTCGTCATCTGGCCCCTGAGCGGGCGAGCCCGGCGGTTTGAACGGTTCATTCTCGCCAGCTCCGGCATCTTCTTCGTGCTCTGGATATTTCTCAGCCAGCAGAGCCGTTACATCACCACCCTCGCCCCGCCGGCGGCGATTTTGCTGGGAGGGGCGGCGGTCATGCTGACCCTGCGCCAAGCTGCCATGGCGGTGGCGGTGCTGCAAACCTCCTATACGCTGTGGCTATTTCAGAGTCAGAAGTTTTCGGACCAGCTTCAGGTTGTGCTCGGGCGGGTTTCGGCGGACGAATATCAGGCGGCGACGATTCCGTTCTTTGAGGCAAGTAAGGCGATCAATCAGCAGGTCGTTGGAGGGAAGGTCGCACTATACGACGAAGTGTTCGGCAACCTGCTCGATGTTCCGTACATGTGGGCGAACCCGGGCCACAGCACCTTGATCCCGTACGACTCGATGAACAATGCCGAGGACTACGTGCGGGAAATGAAGCGCCTCGGCTTCACCCACGCCTATATCAATCTGAGCCCGATGGTCAAGGACAAGGCTTTCGCCCAGCAGTGGCTCGCGTCGATGGGGTTATATGGCGCTCCCACTCCGCTGCAGGCCGACCTTCGGAAGTCGTTGGTGGACGATTGGCAGAGCAAGTGGGAAGTGCTGCTCGCCGATGCGGTCGCCGAGCACAAGCTCATTCCCGTGCAGCCGTTCAAACACGGAGTTCTCTTTAAGTTCCAGTGACGGGCGGGACGCCCGCCGTCCAGGGTGCGGCCGGGACGGCCGCGCTCCGATAAAGTACATCGCGGAATTCGTTTCCGGAAAGGTTGTCAAATTCGGGCTTCGGCACCGTTAGCCTAACGACCTTCGGACCTGGGAAAGGATCGGAGCGTGGGTGGGTACGCTTCTTCGTTACAAATGCGCTATCGCCAGTTGGGACGGTATGGGATCCGGGTGAGTGAGGTCTCGCTCGGCGGATGGCTTACGCAGGGGCGGACAATCGATGATGCGACCACCGAGAACATCGTGCGCAAGGCGTTCGACCTCGGCATCAATCTGTTCGACACCGCCGACGTGTACAACCGCGGCGAAGCCGAGCTCTCGCTGGGGAAAGCGACCGCCGGATTGAAGCGCGAAGAGCTTGTCATCGCGACCAAGTGCTACTTCCCGATGAGCGACCGCCCGAATGACCGGGGGCTGGGGCGGAAGCACATCACGGAATCGGTCCATGCCTCCCTCAAGCGTCTGCGGACCGACTATATCGACCTGATGCAGTTTCATCGGTTCGATGCGGACACGCCGATGGACGAAACCGTGCGCGCCATCGACGACCTCGTTCGGCAGGGGAAGGTGCTGTATTGGGGAGTCAGCGAGTGGCAGGCCCACCAGATCACGGAGCTGGTTCACACCGCGCGCAGCCTGAACGCGAACCCGCCGGCGAGCAATCAGCCGCAGTACCACATGCTCAATCCGGGAATTGAGAAATCGGTTCTGCCGACTTGCCAGCAGTTCGGTTTGGGGAACATCGTGTTCTCTCCGTTAGCACAGGGTGTTCTAACCGGTAAGTATCTGCCGGGCCAGCCGGCGCCGGAGGGATCGCGAGGCGCGGACGAGACCTCCAACAATTTCATGCAGGGCATGCTCAACGACGAGACCCTGACCCGAGTCCAGCGCCTCAAGGATTACGCGAACGAGATGGGGCACCCGTTGGCGCGGTTCGCGCTGGCGTGGTGTCTTCGGCAGCCGGGCGTGAGCTCGGTCATCGTCGGCGCCTCGCGACCGGAGCAGATCGAAGCGAACGCCGAGGCGAGCGGAGTGGAGCTGCCGGCCGAGGTGTGGCAACGGGCGGCCGAGATCCTCGAGGGCAAGGAATGACGAAGATCGTGCCTCAAGTCGCCGACCGAGAAACCGAATTCGAAAAGCGCCGAGGCGTGAGCCGTCTGGAGGTTCGCCACGGCTTTGCCCAGGTGCACGTTTCTCAAATTGAAGGGGACGTGATGCGCGGCCGCCTCTTCGTGCTGGAAGCGGTGACCAATGCCGCCATCAGCATCGACTTTCTCAAGCTCTCTCCATCGGGAATGTCGTTTCTGGTTCCGGAAGACAAAGGGGAAGAAGTGGAAAGGGCGATCGAGCCCACCGGCGTTCACTTCAGCATCCATAGCGCCCGGAGCATCCTCCTGGTTCATGCGGTGAATATTCGGGACGAGGAAGGGATGATTGCCAGTCTCGTGCAGACCCTCATCGGAACCGGCGCGGAAGTCGACCACTTGGGCGATATGCACGACCGGATGTTAATGGTGCTTCGAACCGAAGACGTCGAGCGGGTGGCCGAGCGATTTCAGGAGACGTTGACGGAGCGGGTTTCATGACGCGTCACTGCCCCTCCCAAGTAGCGTCGGCGCCCTCGCCGATGAGCGAACGTACGTTCTCCCTCACCCCCAACCCCCTCTCCCTCGTTCGGCACATACATCCGAAGGAGGGCAAGTAGATGCGAATTAAGGTGATGAAGTTTGGGGGCACGAGCGTCGCTACCGCCGAGGCGCGGATGACGTCGGCGATGCGGGTGATCTCGGCGAAGGAGCAGGGGTTCCGGCCCGTCGTGGTGGTCAGCGCGATCGGGCGGAAAGGGGCTCCGTATGCCACGGATACGCTGATCAACGTGCTCCGGGAGATTGACCCGAACGTGGAGCCGGAGCCGCGCGAGCTGGATCTGCTGATCGCTTGCGGAGAGATCCTTTCTTCGGTGATCTTCGCCCACACGCTCAAGACTCTCGGACATCCGGCCCAGTCGTTCCGCGGCGGACAGGCGGGTATCCGGACCGATGGCGTCTATGGCAACGCCCGGATCGTCGGAATCAATCCGGTAAGTCTTTTCCGAAGCATCGAAGCGGGAAATATCCCGGTCGTGTGCGGTTTCCAGGGGGTGTACGTGGCGGGTGACGGTGCTCCCGGGGGCGAACTTACGACGCTTGGGCGCGGGGGCTCGGATACCACCGGAGCAGCCATCGGCGCCGCGTTGAATGCCGACGCGGTCGAGATCTTCACCGACGTGGACGGCGTGAAGACGGCCGACCCGGACGCGGTCCCGACGGCGCCCACCCTGCGAACCGTCACCTACGACGAAGTGGCTGAGATCGCCCACCTGGGGGCGAAGGTGGTGCATCCGCGCGCGGCGGAGATCGCGATGAACTACCACATCCCGCTGTGGGTGAAGAACACCTTCTCCGACGATGAGGGAACCGAGATCGTGACCCGCGAGCAGTTCCCGGGCCGGCGAGTGACCGGCGTTACCCACACCGGCAAACTCGTCTTCCTCCAGTTCAACTTGTCGAACGTCGACGGCGCCGAGCGGGCGATGCTGGAGGGGCGGATCTATGAGACGATGGCGCGCTATGGGGTCAACCTCTTCATGTTAAACCTCAGCCCCAGCAGCACTGGATTCGCGCTTCCGCGCAGCCAGTATCCGATCGTCAAGGACGTATTAGACGGTCTGGTAGTCCCCGGGGCGGGAAGCGCGACCGAGCGCCCTCTCTACCTCTTTCAAATCGGACAGCACGCCTCGCGCGAAGTCGAGACCCAGGCGGCGCTGCTGGAGCCGCTCGGGCAGATCCGGCGAGTGGTGGCGCAGCTTACCGAGGGGTGCACGATGGTCTCGCTCGTCGGACACGAATATATGCAGCAGCCGGGGGTCTTCCTCGCCGTGCTCCGAACCTTGGCTGACGGCCAGGTGACGGTGTTGCAGACCAGCGACAGCGACTACTCCCTCAGCGTCCTCGTCCCCGAGGCGGAGACGAATCGGGCGGTTCGGTTGCTACACGACCGGTTCGGATTGGCGGAGGTCCGATGACAAGCCCTTGCACCGGGTTTTGACGGCGAGGTATAAATACCCCCACGGATCGTTAGCTCAGTTGGCAGAGCAGCTGACTCTTAATCAGCGGGTCGTAGGTTCGAGCCCTACACGGTCCACCAAGATTTAGGTTCAAAACCTGCTCGTATCGAGCGGGTTTTGTTCGTTTTAAGGGTACAGGTACACGATCGGGTACACATTGCCTTCTTTCGACGGCATTTTAAGCTCAAATTTGGGCTTATGAAGCAGATCGCCGCAGTTGCCGTAGGATGAAGGGATTCCGATGATCGACTACCATCAAATCATCACCGCCGATCCGGGCAAGCGCGGAGGACGACCTTGCGTTCGAGGAATGCGCATCAGCGTTTCCGACGTTTTGGGTTGGCTTTCGTCTGGAATGTCGCACGGAGAAATCATAGAGGACTTTCCTGAGTTAACCGAGGAAGACATCCGTGCTTGTTTGGCCTATGCCGCCGACCGAGAACGTCGTCTGATTGCCGATCACGGATGAGGCTGCTATTTGATCAGAATCTGAGCAGCAAACTCTGCGCTCGGCTCGCTGATTTGTTCCCAGATTCTTTGCAGGTCCGGTCGCTTGGGCTGGACAGAGCGGATGATCGCGTGATTTGGCGACATGCTCAGCATCACGGCCTCGTCATCGTAACGAACTCGCGGCTCTTTTCGGACCGCCTCCCAAGGTTGTGTGGCTTCGTTGCGGCAACCTATCGACGGCAGACACGGCTTACCGCATTCGGGCTCATGCGGAGGCCTTAGCGGGATTCGAAGCATCGGATGCGGCGTGCTTGGAAATCTACTAAGACAAAAGAGATCTTGGCGAATAAAGCGAAGGAAGCGAATCTTACAAGAGCCGACGTATGACCTTCCCTGATCCGTAAGCTTGTAAGTGTCTTTGGGTCTCCCGTCCGGCCGAGCACATCGAACGGGGGTTGATCCCGTCCGCAGTGCCCGCCAAAGCCCGGCAATCGGCCCACCGTCGGGTCGATTGCCTACAAAGTTCGCTAGGGAATAATAGGGATGATCCTGAAGATCGGGTTCCCGAGCCCAGACGCCGAGAATAGGATTCGTAGCGGCTTTTGATTGTCCAGGGAATAGATACCGACGATTCCGCCTTGATCCGACCAGACGCTGAACGCGTTGCCATCGAACGTACCAACCGGATCGAAGTAGTTGAACGCGGAAACTTGGGTGTAGGCCGTGCTTGATATAAGCGCGGTCGTCTGAGTTCCGTTAAGGCTGTATGCCTGCCAAGTCCCCACGCTTAGTTTCTTCGATATCAGCATGAGCGACGCGGCAGGCCGCCCGGGCGCCGCGTCTAGATTGCCGGCGAAACCATTGATGATCTGCGCCGGTGATCCGCCCTGCACTCGATAGAGGTCACTGAAGGCTCCATCGGCTACTTGCACGTAGAAATCACCATCTGCGAGAACGGAGTAAGACAGGATCGACCCTCCCATCGGCACTAAGGACGTTATGATCCCGGTGCTCATGTCGTAGATGCCCATGGTCGTCGCATCTGCCTGGAACAGCAGGCTCCGCCCATCCGGGAAGAATTTCGGATTGGTAAGCGAGGTCGTTCCAACGGTGCGCGGAGGTCCAGGCGCGGTAGCCCCCGAAAGAGCGTCGATGAACGTGTACGAGGACGACCCATCGTCGGCAAGAATCACGGACCCGTCCAAGCTAACGTCTAGCAGGTGGGCGGTGTTGGAGTAGGTTTGAACGTTGGTTCCGTCCATATTCACGGAGTAGATCCCCACGCCCGGACTTAGCCCGCCAGAACCGGCCTGGAGGGTGGCGCCAGCTTCGAAGAACACTCGCTCTCCGAGATCCGTTGGGGCTGGATCTAGGTACATCGTGACCGGCTGGGGGAAGTCGCCGGAAGGAGTGATCGTCACCGGAGTAACGAAAGAAACCGGGCTGGTCGTGAACAGGACCGAGGCTTGGGTCTGCCCCTCCGGAACCGTAACGGAGAACGGAAGACCACCGCTCGCCGACGAGCTGTTGATTTGGAGGACTGAACCGCCGGCAGGAGCGGGCGAGCTCAGAATGACCTTTAGGACGGCCTGAGATCCTCCGGTAAGTTCACTCGGAATAACCTGGACAATAAAGGATGTCGGCCGCAGTAATACGTCGCGAGTTAGCGTGGTGCCATTAAGAGTTGCCGACACGGTCACGACGGTGTCCGAATCGACGTTTGCGGATGTAGCGGCGTAACTTGCGCTCGTAGCACCCGCAGGAATCGTCACCGTCGATGGGACGGTCATGACCCCGCTCGAACTGCTCAGGCTGAATGTAAGGCCGCCGGCAGGCGCCGGATTCTGCAATCCGATCTTCCCACCGGTCGGGAATGCATCCAAATAGGCCGGTCCTTGAACGTAGATGTCTTCGGTGGCCGATACGCCGTTCGCCGTGGCCGTCACCGTGACGGTTTTACTGGTGGCGACGGCGGATGTGGTGATGGTGAAAGCGACAACATGAGAGCCCGTTGGGATCGTCACGGTTGAAGGCACGCCTACCGCCGCCGGGTCACTGCTGGTTAGCGTGAATTTGAGGCCGCCCGCCTTGATGTTGGTGCTGACGAACCCAGGAGTCGAGGTTCCACCTCTCAGCTCGGAAACCTGAGAGGTCAGTTGGGCGGTAAGCGCGGGCGCCGTCAGAGTGAACGAATTGCTCTTGGTATTTACGTTATTGAGGCTCGCAGAGATCGTCGCGGTCGCCGGGGTGCTCGCTAGCGAGTTCAGAGCGTTGGTTGGGAGCATCGTATGCCCAACCGTTTGACCCGCGGGAATTAGGAGCGGGGCCGGCGTTCCCAAAGCATCGCCGGCGGGAAGGAAGCTGACCGCAAAGTATCCGTGGGGCGCCGGGCTCGATATCGTAACGGTGATAACCCCTGGGGTTCCCAGAGTGATACTGGATGGCGAGACGGTCACCGAAGTGATCGTGGGCGCCTTAACCGTCAAAGTTCCGGACGTCGATTCGCCGTTCAAAGTTGCCGTAACCACGGCAGAAAGGTTGGCGAGCACAGGCGAGGTCCGCGCACGGAATGTAACCTTCGTCGCACCCGCGGGAACGAACACCGACGCTGGAACGCGCACTGAAGGCTTGCTCGAAGCGATCGTGATCGTTTCGCCACCGGCGGGAGCCGCATGCAGCAAGGTCATTGTCCCGGTAGAGTTCACGCCGCCCACGACACTGTTGGGCGAGAACACGATCGACGTAATAGAGGGAGCGGTAACTCCGAGTTGAGCCGTCGTATTCGCGCCATTGAGAGTGGCGGTTACGGTTCCCGTGGTATCCGCCGAGACCGACGTGGTCGTAACGTTGAACGTAACGCTCGTCGCGCCGGCGGGCACTGTGACGCTCGAAGGAACCGGAACGGCCGAGCTGTTGCTTGCGAGAGCAACCGCTACTCCGCCCGTTGCCGCCGCACTAGAAAGCGTGACCGTTCCGGTCGACGACTGACCACCGGTCACCGAATTAGGGGAGAAAGCAAACGAGGAGATGGTGGGCGCGCTGAGTTTCAGTGGCCCGGTAGCCGAGGTTCCACTAAAGCTGCCCGTGACGTTCGCGGTAACGTCGGAAGCGACCGCCACCGTGGTGGCGGTAAAGGTTGCGGTGGTTGCTCCTTCCGCAACCGACACCGTAGAAGGCACGGTGACAGCCGGCTTGTCTTTGCTAAGCGCAATGAGGATTCCCCCGGCGGGAGCCGGAGCAGAAATCGTAACGGTGCCGACCGAACTGGAGCCTCCGACTACGGTCGTAGGGCTAAACTCCAGCGAGACCATCTTGTAGGAAACCACCGTCAGGGTCCCAGAAACCGTTGTTCCAGCGGCGGTGGCCGTTATCGTCGCGGTCGTGTCGCCGGCTACCTGACTCGTGACCGCCGTAAAGGTAGCCGAAGATTGACCTTCAGGGATCGTTACCGAGGAAGGAGTCACGACGGCAGACACGTTCGAGGACAGGTTCACGAGCGTTCCACCCGCCGGCGCCGGACTGGCCAACGTAACCGTGCCCGTAGAGCTAGCGCCGCCGTTAACGGAGCTGGGCGACATCGTCAATGAAACCAATCCCGAAAAACGGACCGTCAACTGGGCCGTCTGGGATATTCCGGCCAAGGTCGCGGTACCGGTCACCACCGTGTCGGCGGCGACGGGCGTCGTCGTTGCCACAAAGCTGGCGCTCGTCGCTCCCTGAAGGACCGTCACGGAAGCAGGAACGGATGCCGCGGGTTTGTCTACCTTGAGGGCGACTACAAGTCCTCCCTTGGGCGCGGGGCTCGATATCGTCGCCGTGCCGGTGGAGGAGACTCCACCCGAGACGCCCGGCGGCGAGAAGCCTAGGCTGATCAGAGTGGGCGCGGTGATCTTAAACTGAGCCTGAAGAGAAGCTCCGTTCAACTTGGCGGTTGCGGTTGCGGTGACGTCGGCCGCGACGGCTGCGCTTTTCGACGTAAAAGTGCAAGTGGTCGCACCGGCGGGAACGCTTACCGACGCCGGAACCGACGCTACGGTTTTGTCGATGGTTAAAGCTATCGGCAGTCCGCCGGCCGGGGCGGCACTTGAAATCGTAATGGTTCCGGTGGTCGCGCCGCCGCCGGCAATCGTCGTCGGACTATACGAAAACGAAACCAGCGTTGGGGCGGTGACCGAGAATGGAGTGCTCACGGTAGCTCCACCGGCACTGGCGGATAACGTGGCCGAGAGGTTTGTCGCGACGGGAACGGTCGTGGCCGTGTAGGTGGCGCTCGACGCTCCGGCTACCACGCTTACGGAGGCCGGGACGCTGATCGATGGGCTGCTGCTGGAAGGGGTGAAAACGAACGTTGTTCCAGGCGGAACCTCGTTGGTGAGAGTCGCGGTGACCGTTGCACTGTTGCCACCCACTACACTCGTGGGAGAGACCGAGAGCGACGCCAGCGAAACGCCAAGTACGGTGACTCCGGTCGAGACGATCGATCCGTTCAGACCGGTGGACAAAGTCACTAGCGTATTAGCGGGCACCGAGGCGCTCGTCAACGTAAGCGCCCGAGAGGTTCCTCCGGCCAAAATCGTGATCGTAGATGCCGGGATCACGGCGGAGTTGTTCGATGCGATACTCAGCGTGAATCCGCCGGCTGGCGCGACGCTGGAAATGGTTGCGGTGATAGTGGTCTTCGCTCCGCCCAGAATCGTCGTTGGCGAGGCGGTTAACGAGACCATTCGGGGAGCCGTGATCGTGAGCACGCCCTGCGCCGAACTCGCACCTGCGGTCGCCGTAATCGTCACGTTCGTGTCGGTTGGTACCGCAACCGTCGAAACGTTAAACACCGTACTCTTTTGGCCAGCCGGGACCGTGACGCTGGCTGGTTCGTTGGCACTCGGGCTGTCATCGGAAAGCGTGACGACGAGGCCACCCGCCGGTGCGGGACCAGAGAGCGTCAAGGTCGCAATGGAATTCTT
This window encodes:
- a CDS encoding aldo/keto reductase family protein, which encodes MRYRQLGRYGIRVSEVSLGGWLTQGRTIDDATTENIVRKAFDLGINLFDTADVYNRGEAELSLGKATAGLKREELVIATKCYFPMSDRPNDRGLGRKHITESVHASLKRLRTDYIDLMQFHRFDADTPMDETVRAIDDLVRQGKVLYWGVSEWQAHQITELVHTARSLNANPPASNQPQYHMLNPGIEKSVLPTCQQFGLGNIVFSPLAQGVLTGKYLPGQPAPEGSRGADETSNNFMQGMLNDETLTRVQRLKDYANEMGHPLARFALAWCLRQPGVSSVIVGASRPEQIEANAEASGVELPAEVWQRAAEILEGKE
- a CDS encoding beta strand repeat-containing protein, with amino-acid sequence MFLLASVGFGQGPAPSSLTFNPASVVGSKNSIATLTLSGPAPAGGLVVTLSDDSPSANEPASVTVPAGQKSTVFNVSTVAVPTDTNVTITATAGASSAQGVLTITAPRMVSLTASPTTILGGAKTTITATISSVAPAGGFTLSIASNNSAVIPASTITILAGGTSRALTLTSASVPANTLVTLSTGLNGSIVSTGVTVLGVSLASLSVSPTSVVGGNSATVTATLTNEVPPGTTFVFTPSSSSPSISVPASVSVVAGASSATYTATTVPVATNLSATLSASAGGATVSTPFSVTAPTLVSFSYSPTTIAGGGATTGTITISSAAPAGGLPIALTIDKTVASVPASVSVPAGATTCTFTSKSAAVAADVTATATAKLNGASLQAQFKITAPTLISLGFSPPGVSGGVSSTGTATISSPAPKGGLVVALKVDKPAASVPASVTVLQGATSASFVATTTPVAADTVVTGTATLAGISQTAQLTVRFSGLVSLTMSPSSVNGGASSTGTVTLASPAPAGGTLVNLSSNVSAVVTPSSVTIPEGQSSATFTAVTSQVAGDTTATITATAAGTTVSGTLTVVSYKMVSLEFSPTTVVGGSSSVGTVTISAPAPAGGILIALSKDKPAVTVPSTVSVAEGATTATFTATTVAVASDVTANVTGSFSGTSATGPLKLSAPTISSFAFSPNSVTGGQSSTGTVTLSSAAATGGVAVALASNSSAVPVPSSVTVPAGATSVTFNVTTTSVSADTTGTVTATLNGANTTAQLGVTAPSITSIVFSPNSVVGGVNSTGTMTLLHAAPAGGETITIASSKPSVRVPASVFVPAGATKVTFRARTSPVLANLSAVVTATLNGESTSGTLTVKAPTITSVTVSPSSITLGTPGVITVTISSPAPHGYFAVSFLPAGDALGTPAPLLIPAGQTVGHTMLPTNALNSLASTPATATISASLNNVNTKSNSFTLTAPALTAQLTSQVSELRGGTSTPGFVSTNIKAGGLKFTLTSSDPAAVGVPSTVTIPTGSHVVAFTITTSAVATSKTVTVTATANGVSATEDIYVQGPAYLDAFPTGGKIGLQNPAPAGGLTFSLSSSSGVMTVPSTVTIPAGATSASYAATSANVDSDTVVTVSATLNGTTLTRDVLLRPTSFIVQVIPSELTGGSQAVLKVILSSPAPAGGSVLQINSSSASGGLPFSVTVPEGQTQASVLFTTSPVSFVTPVTITPSGDFPQPVTMYLDPAPTDLGERVFFEAGATLQAGSGGLSPGVGIYSVNMDGTNVQTYSNTAHLLDVSLDGSVILADDGSSSYTFIDALSGATAPGPPRTVGTTSLTNPKFFPDGRSLLFQADATTMGIYDMSTGIITSLVPMGGSILSYSVLADGDFYVQVADGAFSDLYRVQGGSPAQIINGFAGNLDAAPGRPAASLMLISKKLSVGTWQAYSLNGTQTTALISSTAYTQVSAFNYFDPVGTFDGNAFSVWSDQGGIVGIYSLDNQKPLRILFSASGLGNPIFRIIPIIP
- a CDS encoding ArnT family glycosyltransferase; the encoded protein is MLGVLITLAVVAGCAGVGAALVRRWSEALDTALRLGIGGLVGLGVLGTATLFIGLIPGGFSFGIYLVGAYALAGIFLLARGGRELRFGLPKGPAVLGPLAMAVLVLFTLVAVLAPSDGNDWDSLAYHLAVPKLWLAAGHIYSVPAIHHSNFPDVIDDLYTWGLMWGGQAGAKGFSLGFLVLGILATFGFARQRYGGTAGWWSALAFATVPAILWESGTAYIDVGHGLFAGLGIAFAAIAVADEDRRSLWLAAVLLGFAAASKYTGLQTILVVCGAVVIFGVTRRQVADSLKSAVLIGLVSVAIASPWLIKNVVNVGNPVYPFLYERFGGANWDQRRADIYRIEQQSFGVGHSPTNMGHAVLGLAYQPGRYVNPNQTHGGGSPFGAAGIAVLAALVIWPLSGRARRFERFILASSGIFFVLWIFLSQQSRYITTLAPPAAILLGGAAVMLTLRQAAMAVAVLQTSYTLWLFQSQKFSDQLQVVLGRVSADEYQAATIPFFEASKAINQQVVGGKVALYDEVFGNLLDVPYMWANPGHSTLIPYDSMNNAEDYVREMKRLGFTHAYINLSPMVKDKAFAQQWLASMGLYGAPTPLQADLRKSLVDDWQSKWEVLLADAVAEHKLIPVQPFKHGVLFKFQ
- a CDS encoding DUF433 domain-containing protein, with translation MDYHQIITADPGKRGGRPCVRGMRISVSDVLGWLSSGMSHGEIIEDFPELTEEDIRACLAYAADRERRLIADHG
- a CDS encoding aspartate kinase; this encodes MRIKVMKFGGTSVATAEARMTSAMRVISAKEQGFRPVVVVSAIGRKGAPYATDTLINVLREIDPNVEPEPRELDLLIACGEILSSVIFAHTLKTLGHPAQSFRGGQAGIRTDGVYGNARIVGINPVSLFRSIEAGNIPVVCGFQGVYVAGDGAPGGELTTLGRGGSDTTGAAIGAALNADAVEIFTDVDGVKTADPDAVPTAPTLRTVTYDEVAEIAHLGAKVVHPRAAEIAMNYHIPLWVKNTFSDDEGTEIVTREQFPGRRVTGVTHTGKLVFLQFNLSNVDGAERAMLEGRIYETMARYGVNLFMLNLSPSSTGFALPRSQYPIVKDVLDGLVVPGAGSATERPLYLFQIGQHASREVETQAALLEPLGQIRRVVAQLTEGCTMVSLVGHEYMQQPGVFLAVLRTLADGQVTVLQTSDSDYSLSVLVPEAETNRAVRLLHDRFGLAEVR